The proteins below come from a single Halomonas binhaiensis genomic window:
- a CDS encoding amino acid ABC transporter permease, whose translation MNSNFTFDWSAAFSSIPHLLTGIPYTLLISIAGLAIGFFIGIFFGLLRISPSRWLRVPAIVYIEIFRGTPVLVQVLFIFYGLSDVIGHIGPLTAGIAAIAVNSGAYISEVVRGGIQSIERGQREAGLSLGLSRLNTFRYIIWPQAFRRMIPALGNQGIISIKDTSLFAVIGVGELVRQGQIYIATTFTALEVYLMVALMYLAITLTLSLLLRLLERRGLVGQ comes from the coding sequence GTGAACTCCAACTTTACATTTGACTGGTCGGCAGCATTTTCCTCCATTCCCCACCTGCTGACGGGCATTCCTTATACACTGCTGATCTCCATCGCCGGTCTAGCCATCGGCTTTTTCATCGGCATCTTCTTCGGCCTGTTGAGAATATCTCCCAGTCGCTGGCTACGCGTTCCCGCCATCGTCTATATCGAAATATTCCGTGGCACTCCGGTGCTGGTCCAGGTCCTGTTCATCTTCTACGGCCTTTCCGACGTGATCGGCCACATTGGCCCGCTTACTGCCGGTATTGCTGCCATTGCTGTCAATTCCGGAGCCTATATCTCTGAAGTCGTGCGTGGAGGCATCCAGTCCATCGAACGAGGTCAACGCGAGGCTGGCCTGTCTCTGGGCCTGTCGCGCTTGAATACCTTCCGTTACATCATCTGGCCCCAGGCTTTCCGACGCATGATTCCCGCATTGGGAAACCAGGGCATCATCAGCATCAAGGACACCTCTCTGTTCGCCGTCATTGGAGTAGGGGAGCTCGTTCGCCAAGGCCAGATCTACATTGCCACCACCTTCACGGCTCTGGAGGTATACCTGATGGTGGCCCTGATGTACCTGGCCATCACCTTAACCCTGTCCTTGCTCCTGCGTCTGCTGGAACGCAGGGGATTGGTAGGCCAATAA
- a CDS encoding transporter substrate-binding domain-containing protein, which translates to MKTALTSTALAAVMMIAGAGLAHSETLTVATDPSFVPFEMMDQKSGEMVGFDMDIIAELSERAGFDYEVRTMDFNGIIPAVQTGNVDIAIAGITITDERAKIVDFSDPYYDSGLQILVKADQEDVTSIDDLSGMRVGTKIGSTSFDYLQETLGETSTITPYPGSADMYMALLGGSVDAVFYDAPNVGYFSQTRGKDKVKVVGPLYEGQQYGIVFTKDSEWVKPVNEALASMKEDGTYDSIHAKWFGSSSDE; encoded by the coding sequence ATGAAAACCGCACTGACTTCCACGGCTCTCGCAGCAGTGATGATGATCGCGGGCGCTGGCCTTGCACATTCCGAAACCCTGACCGTCGCCACTGATCCTAGCTTCGTCCCCTTTGAGATGATGGACCAGAAATCCGGCGAAATGGTCGGATTTGACATGGATATCATTGCGGAATTGAGCGAACGGGCCGGTTTCGACTACGAAGTCCGCACCATGGATTTCAACGGCATCATTCCCGCTGTACAAACCGGTAACGTGGATATTGCCATTGCTGGCATCACGATTACCGATGAACGAGCCAAGATCGTCGACTTCTCCGATCCCTATTACGACAGTGGTCTACAGATTCTGGTCAAGGCCGACCAGGAGGACGTCACCAGCATAGATGACCTCTCGGGCATGCGCGTGGGTACCAAGATTGGCTCCACCAGCTTCGACTACCTGCAGGAAACGCTCGGAGAAACATCGACCATCACGCCTTATCCAGGCTCTGCTGACATGTACATGGCCTTGCTTGGCGGTAGCGTCGATGCCGTCTTCTATGATGCTCCCAATGTCGGCTACTTCTCTCAGACACGAGGCAAGGACAAGGTCAAGGTTGTTGGCCCGCTCTACGAAGGGCAGCAATACGGCATCGTCTTCACCAAGGACAGCGAATGGGTCAAGCCTGTCAACGAGGCCCTGGCTTCCATGAAGGAAGACGGTACCTACGACAGCATACATGCCAAGTGGTTTGGTTCCTCTAGCGACGAGTGA
- the argC gene encoding N-acetyl-gamma-glutamyl-phosphate reductase has product MIKVGIVGGTGYTGVELLRLLARHPHVEVEAITSRSESGLGVCELYPNLRGHYDELRFSEPDPQRLGKCDAVFFATPHGVAHALAGELLEQGTRIIDLSADFRIRDAELWAEWYGQPHGAPELLEEAVYGLPEVNRERIRSSRLIAVPGCYPTAVQLGFLPLLEAGLVDPQHLIADCKSGVTGAGRGAKVPSLLAEASESLKAYGASGHRHLPEIRQGLGDAAGDNVGLTFVPHLTPMIRGIHATLYGRLTSEPGDLQKRFEERYANEPFVDVMPPGSHPETRSVKGANMCRLAIHRPGGGDTVIVLSVIDNLVKGASGQAVHNLNLMFGFDETAGLDAPAIMP; this is encoded by the coding sequence GTGATCAAGGTTGGAATTGTCGGCGGTACTGGCTATACCGGCGTCGAGCTGCTCAGGCTTCTGGCACGTCACCCCCATGTCGAAGTCGAGGCCATTACCTCCCGAAGCGAGTCAGGCCTGGGGGTCTGTGAACTATATCCCAACCTGCGTGGGCACTACGATGAACTGCGCTTCTCCGAGCCCGATCCGCAACGCCTGGGTAAGTGCGATGCCGTATTCTTTGCTACGCCTCATGGGGTTGCTCATGCTCTGGCTGGAGAATTGCTGGAGCAGGGTACTCGTATCATCGATCTGTCAGCCGACTTCCGTATACGCGATGCCGAGCTTTGGGCTGAGTGGTACGGCCAGCCTCATGGCGCCCCTGAGCTGCTTGAGGAGGCTGTCTATGGCCTGCCGGAAGTCAATCGTGAACGTATTCGCTCTTCACGCCTGATCGCGGTTCCCGGCTGTTATCCCACTGCGGTACAGCTCGGCTTCCTGCCATTGCTCGAAGCCGGCCTGGTCGACCCGCAACACTTGATTGCCGACTGCAAGTCCGGCGTCACAGGTGCCGGACGTGGCGCCAAGGTACCGTCTCTGCTGGCTGAAGCCAGTGAGTCTCTCAAGGCCTACGGCGCATCGGGACATCGTCATCTACCGGAAATCCGTCAGGGCCTGGGAGATGCGGCTGGCGATAATGTCGGCCTGACCTTCGTGCCCCATCTGACGCCGATGATCCGTGGTATTCACGCGACACTTTATGGGCGTCTGACCAGTGAGCCTGGCGATTTGCAGAAACGCTTCGAAGAGCGCTATGCCAATGAGCCCTTTGTCGACGTGATGCCTCCCGGCAGTCACCCGGAAACGCGTAGCGTCAAGGGCGCCAACATGTGCCGCCTGGCCATTCACCGCCCAGGCGGCGGCGATACCGTGATCGTGCTTTCAGTGATCGACAACCTGGTCAAGGGAGCTTCTGGTCAGGCTGTGCACAACTTGAACCTGATGTTTGGCTTCGATGAGACTGCAGGTCTCGATGCTCCGGCGATCATGCCCTGA
- the atpE gene encoding F0F1 ATP synthase subunit C, translating to MEAQVLGMTAIAVSLLIGLGALGTAIGFGILGGKFLEGAARQPEMIPMLQVKMFIVAGLLDAVTMIGVGIALFFTFANPFVG from the coding sequence ATGGAAGCACAAGTTCTGGGTATGACCGCCATCGCCGTGTCCCTGCTGATCGGCCTGGGTGCCCTCGGTACCGCTATCGGCTTCGGTATCCTCGGTGGCAAGTTCCTGGAAGGCGCTGCTCGTCAGCCGGAAATGATCCCGATGCTGCAGGTCAAGATGTTCATCGTTGCTGGTCTGCTCGACGCCGTGACCATGATCGGTGTAGGTATCGCGCTGTTCTTCACCTTCGCTAACCCGTTTGTCGGTTAA
- the mnmG gene encoding tRNA uridine-5-carboxymethylaminomethyl(34) synthesis enzyme MnmG, giving the protein MEYPDRFDVIVIGGGHAGTEAALASARMGCQTLLLTHNIETLGQMSCNPAIGGIGKSHLVKEIDALGGAMGLATDLGGIQFRVLNARKGPAVRATRAQADRIRYKAAIRHILENQPNLTLFQQAAGDLVVENDTVRGVVTETGIRFMGETVVLCTGTFLGGVIHIGLQQSRGGRAGDPPSNALAERLRALPFRVDRLKTGTPPRIDAKSVDFSRLEEQPGDTPIPVMSYLGSREMHPRQVSCHIAHTNEQTHQIIFDNLDRSPMFSGVIEGVGPRYCPSIEDKVHRFADKASHQVFIEPEGLDTHELYPNGISTSLPFDVQLKVVRSMVGLENAHITRPGYAIEYDFFDPRDLKHSLETRFIHNLFFAGQINGTTGYEEAGAQGLLAGLNAALRAKEQDAWCPRRDEAYLGVLVDDLITLGTKEPYRMFTSRAEYRLLLREDNADMRLTEQGRKLGLIDDERWASFSAKREAVESESARLKASWVQPGTAAAAKVEASTGKPLSREYNLMDLLKRPELVYHDVAGLLGEAVADEQVAEQVQIQAKYQGYIDRQQDEIDKLKRHESMALPEDLDYNAIEGLSHEIRQKLNDARPATLAQAGRISGVTPAAVSILLIYMKKRHLIKEVATTPSNEQVAG; this is encoded by the coding sequence TTGGAGTATCCCGACCGCTTTGACGTCATCGTCATCGGCGGTGGCCATGCTGGAACGGAAGCTGCCCTGGCCTCTGCCCGCATGGGTTGCCAGACCCTGCTGCTGACACACAACATCGAAACCTTGGGCCAGATGTCCTGCAATCCCGCTATTGGCGGGATTGGCAAGAGCCACCTGGTCAAGGAGATTGATGCGCTTGGTGGTGCCATGGGTCTGGCAACGGACCTCGGGGGCATTCAGTTTCGCGTGCTCAATGCACGCAAAGGACCTGCTGTACGTGCTACCCGGGCCCAGGCCGATCGCATTCGCTACAAGGCAGCCATTCGCCACATTCTGGAAAACCAGCCCAATTTGACGCTGTTCCAGCAGGCGGCTGGGGACCTGGTCGTTGAAAATGACACTGTGAGGGGCGTAGTCACTGAAACCGGCATACGGTTCATGGGTGAAACTGTCGTGTTATGCACAGGGACTTTTCTCGGCGGGGTTATCCACATTGGCCTGCAGCAGAGTCGAGGCGGCCGTGCCGGTGACCCGCCTTCCAACGCCTTGGCTGAGCGTCTGCGCGCACTGCCATTCCGGGTTGATCGCCTGAAGACCGGGACTCCTCCGCGTATCGATGCCAAGAGCGTGGATTTCTCCAGGCTCGAGGAGCAACCGGGGGATACTCCAATTCCGGTAATGTCCTATCTCGGCTCCCGGGAGATGCATCCACGTCAGGTCAGTTGCCATATTGCTCACACCAATGAGCAGACTCACCAGATCATCTTCGATAATCTCGACCGTTCACCGATGTTTTCCGGTGTCATCGAGGGTGTCGGTCCGCGCTATTGCCCATCCATCGAGGACAAGGTGCATCGCTTTGCCGACAAGGCTAGCCATCAGGTGTTCATCGAGCCCGAAGGCCTTGATACACATGAGCTATACCCAAATGGTATTTCTACGTCATTGCCATTTGATGTGCAGCTCAAGGTGGTGCGTTCCATGGTGGGGCTGGAAAATGCGCACATAACCCGGCCGGGTTATGCCATCGAGTATGACTTCTTCGATCCTCGCGATCTGAAGCATTCACTGGAAACCAGATTTATCCACAACCTGTTTTTCGCAGGGCAGATCAATGGCACTACGGGATACGAGGAAGCAGGGGCTCAAGGCCTGCTTGCTGGTCTCAATGCCGCCTTGCGTGCCAAGGAGCAGGATGCCTGGTGTCCACGTCGTGACGAAGCCTATCTCGGCGTTCTGGTAGATGACCTGATCACTCTCGGCACCAAAGAGCCTTACCGCATGTTCACGTCACGTGCGGAATACCGCTTGTTGCTGCGTGAGGACAATGCCGACATGCGGCTGACGGAACAGGGCCGTAAACTGGGCCTGATCGATGATGAACGTTGGGCCAGTTTCTCTGCCAAGCGCGAAGCGGTTGAAAGCGAGAGCGCACGTCTCAAGGCCTCCTGGGTTCAACCGGGAACTGCAGCAGCAGCCAAGGTTGAAGCAAGTACAGGAAAGCCTTTGTCTCGGGAATACAACCTGATGGATCTGCTCAAGCGACCGGAGCTGGTCTACCACGATGTAGCTGGTCTGTTGGGAGAAGCTGTCGCCGACGAGCAAGTTGCCGAACAAGTGCAGATCCAGGCCAAGTACCAGGGTTACATCGATCGTCAGCAGGACGAAATCGACAAGCTCAAGCGCCATGAATCGATGGCCCTGCCCGAAGATCTGGATTACAACGCGATCGAGGGGTTGTCACATGAAATTCGCCAGAAGCTCAACGATGCCCGTCCTGCGACGCTGGCTCAGGCTGGGCGTATTTCAGGTGTGACACCTGCTGCTGTTTCCATTCTTTTGATTTATATGAAGAAACGTCATCTGATCAAAGAAGTGGCAACCACACCGAGCAATGAGCAGGTAGCCGGATGA
- a CDS encoding F0F1 ATP synthase subunit delta — MAEASTIARPYAKAAFEYALAKGALDDWSGMLALVAQVVSDDDLRSRVLDNPKLSSAQKADVVVDVCGEAVNDDLKNFIRLVGQKGRLMALDVIAEQFEALKAQQEKRMEVEILSAFALSEAQEQSLASALAKRLDREISITTQVDPSLLGGVILRAGDTVIDGSVRGRLSRLQDVLSA; from the coding sequence ATGGCGGAAGCGTCAACTATCGCTCGCCCCTACGCCAAGGCTGCTTTCGAGTACGCCCTGGCGAAAGGCGCGCTCGACGACTGGTCCGGCATGTTGGCCCTTGTGGCGCAGGTCGTCAGCGATGACGATCTGCGTTCCCGAGTGCTCGATAATCCCAAGCTGTCCAGCGCACAGAAGGCTGATGTTGTCGTCGACGTCTGTGGTGAAGCCGTCAATGACGATCTCAAGAACTTCATCCGTCTGGTAGGCCAGAAAGGCCGCCTGATGGCGCTCGACGTCATCGCCGAGCAGTTCGAGGCGTTGAAGGCTCAGCAGGAGAAGCGCATGGAGGTGGAGATCCTGTCCGCCTTTGCGCTTTCCGAGGCACAGGAACAATCGCTCGCGAGTGCACTGGCCAAGCGTCTGGACCGCGAAATCTCCATTACCACTCAGGTGGATCCATCGCTTCTGGGCGGCGTGATCCTGCGTGCCGGTGATACCGTCATTGACGGTTCGGTACGTGGTCGATTGAGCCGTCTCCAGGACGTCCTTTCCGCCTGA
- a CDS encoding ATP synthase subunit I produces the protein MAASIQRPQVKRLLQVQLAVVALLSALAGIGFGVSGAASAATGGLVAFLPNAFFAWRVFRYQGARYSRAIVNSFYRAEAGKFGLTAALFTLVFIAVPPSNPTFFFGAYVVTLFVHWLGPWLVKRPSHT, from the coding sequence TTGGCGGCCAGTATTCAACGACCCCAGGTAAAACGACTGCTGCAGGTGCAATTGGCCGTGGTGGCACTGCTGAGTGCGCTTGCAGGGATTGGTTTTGGCGTATCCGGTGCGGCTTCAGCTGCAACGGGAGGGCTGGTTGCCTTTTTGCCCAATGCTTTCTTTGCCTGGCGCGTATTTCGCTATCAGGGAGCGCGATACTCCCGAGCCATCGTCAATAGTTTCTATCGTGCGGAAGCCGGCAAGTTCGGTTTGACGGCGGCGCTGTTCACTCTAGTGTTCATCGCAGTGCCTCCTTCAAACCCAACTTTTTTCTTTGGCGCTTACGTGGTGACGTTGTTCGTTCATTGGCTGGGTCCCTGGCTGGTGAAACGTCCGTCGCACACATAA
- the atpB gene encoding F0F1 ATP synthase subunit A yields the protein MAGTNPTPTEYIQHHLQNLTFGLHPDHGWSIAHSAQEASDMGFWAIHLDTMGWSIGLGLIFLWVFKKAANAATTGVPGALQNFVELMVEFVDNSVKDTFHGKSKLIAPLALTIFCWVFLMNLMDLVPVDFLPMLAAKIASLFGADPAHVYFKVVPTTDVNATIGMSLSVFALIIIYTIRAKGFSGFIGELTLHPFNSPNKLVQALFIPVNFLLETVTLLAKPISLALRLFGNLYAGELIFILIAMIGLWQLPLHFTWAVFHILVITLQAFIFMMLTIVYLSMAVEKH from the coding sequence ATGGCAGGCACGAATCCGACTCCGACGGAATATATCCAGCACCACCTGCAGAACCTGACGTTTGGTCTGCATCCGGATCATGGCTGGAGCATCGCGCACTCCGCTCAGGAAGCTTCCGACATGGGCTTCTGGGCCATTCACCTGGATACCATGGGATGGTCCATTGGTCTGGGCCTGATTTTCCTGTGGGTGTTCAAGAAAGCAGCCAATGCAGCGACAACAGGCGTTCCTGGTGCATTGCAGAACTTTGTCGAGCTGATGGTCGAATTCGTCGATAACTCGGTGAAGGACACGTTCCATGGCAAGAGCAAGCTGATTGCTCCGCTGGCGCTGACGATCTTCTGCTGGGTGTTCCTGATGAACCTCATGGACCTGGTGCCGGTGGATTTCCTGCCTATGCTGGCAGCGAAGATCGCTTCCTTGTTCGGCGCTGATCCTGCCCATGTTTACTTCAAGGTCGTACCGACCACAGACGTCAATGCCACCATTGGCATGTCTCTCTCTGTATTTGCCCTGATCATCATCTACACCATTCGTGCCAAGGGTTTCAGCGGCTTCATTGGTGAACTGACTCTGCATCCGTTCAACTCGCCGAACAAGCTGGTCCAGGCGCTGTTCATCCCGGTCAACTTCCTGCTTGAAACAGTGACCCTGCTGGCCAAGCCGATCTCACTGGCGCTGCGACTGTTCGGTAACCTTTACGCCGGCGAGCTGATTTTCATCCTGATTGCCATGATCGGTTTGTGGCAGCTGCCTCTGCACTTCACCTGGGCGGTGTTCCATATCCTGGTCATCACTCTGCAGGCCTTCATCTTCATGATGCTGACCATCGTCTATCTGAGCATGGCGGTGGAGAAGCACTAA
- the erpA gene encoding iron-sulfur cluster insertion protein ErpA: MSGAESFIPTPLMLSDNARRRLQALKADEGNDRLSLRVYVTGGGCSGFQYGFDVADAINEDDTEIPFGDVSLVIDPLSYQYLVGSTIDYEEGLAGARFLVQNPNATSTCGCGASFMV, encoded by the coding sequence ATGAGCGGTGCCGAATCCTTCATTCCCACGCCTCTGATGCTTTCAGACAATGCACGTCGCCGCCTGCAGGCCCTCAAGGCCGATGAAGGCAACGACCGTCTTTCTCTGCGAGTCTACGTTACAGGAGGAGGGTGTTCAGGTTTTCAGTATGGCTTCGATGTAGCCGATGCCATCAACGAAGATGATACCGAAATCCCCTTTGGCGATGTGTCACTGGTGATCGATCCCCTTTCCTACCAGTATCTTGTCGGCTCCACCATAGACTATGAAGAAGGCCTCGCAGGCGCGCGCTTCCTGGTCCAGAACCCCAATGCCACCAGCACTTGTGGCTGTGGCGCCTCCTTCATGGTGTAA
- a CDS encoding ParA family protein — MTKIIAVTNQKGGVGKTTSAVNLAASLAALDRRVLMVDLDPQGHATMGSGVDKHNLDGSVLDVILGEKRPVEVILDCPEAGYALMPGNGDLTAAEVELLEREDGRERSLAQALGEVSNEYDVVLIDCPPSLNMLTVNALTASNGVLIPLQCEFYALEGLSALLDTVEQIKDSVNPSLEIYGILRTMFDSRNSLTRDVSKQLRDYFGDALLKTTIPRNVRVAEAPSHGLPVTKYARFSRGSQAHRVLAKELIRRLSL; from the coding sequence GTGACCAAAATCATCGCCGTGACCAACCAGAAGGGCGGAGTCGGAAAGACCACTTCTGCCGTCAACTTGGCTGCGAGTCTCGCGGCATTGGATCGTCGAGTACTGATGGTCGATCTCGACCCCCAAGGCCATGCCACCATGGGAAGTGGGGTCGACAAGCATAACCTGGATGGCAGCGTGCTGGATGTGATCCTCGGCGAGAAACGTCCTGTCGAGGTAATCCTCGACTGTCCTGAAGCCGGTTATGCCTTGATGCCTGGCAATGGTGACCTGACCGCAGCCGAAGTCGAACTGCTCGAGCGTGAAGATGGCCGAGAACGCAGTCTGGCTCAGGCGCTTGGCGAGGTCTCCAATGAGTATGACGTCGTATTGATCGACTGCCCGCCGTCACTCAACATGCTGACCGTCAATGCCCTGACCGCGTCCAATGGCGTACTGATTCCCCTGCAGTGTGAGTTCTATGCCCTCGAGGGCCTGTCGGCATTGCTTGATACCGTCGAGCAGATCAAGGATAGCGTGAACCCTTCTCTGGAGATCTACGGTATCCTGCGTACCATGTTCGATTCTCGTAACAGCCTTACGCGCGATGTCAGTAAGCAGCTGCGAGATTATTTTGGTGACGCATTGCTCAAGACCACGATTCCACGCAATGTGCGAGTTGCCGAAGCGCCCAGCCATGGGCTTCCAGTGACCAAGTACGCACGTTTCTCGCGGGGTAGCCAGGCTCATCGAGTGCTGGCCAAGGAACTGATTCGCCGGTTGTCTCTGTAG
- a CDS encoding F0F1 ATP synthase subunit B — translation MNLNLTLVGQAIAFAFFVWFCMKFIWPPVMQALQERQKKIADGLDAASRAARDLEVAEQEASETLRKCKEEAAAILEQAQKQANQKLEQAREDARLEGERMIAKAKAEIEQEVTRAKEDLRGQVSRLAILGAERILESSIDEKQHASIVDKLAKEL, via the coding sequence GTGAACCTGAACCTTACCCTAGTCGGCCAGGCTATCGCCTTTGCGTTCTTCGTCTGGTTCTGCATGAAGTTTATTTGGCCGCCGGTCATGCAAGCTCTGCAGGAACGTCAGAAGAAGATCGCCGATGGTCTGGATGCTGCCAGCCGTGCGGCGCGTGATCTTGAAGTGGCCGAGCAAGAGGCCAGCGAGACACTGCGCAAGTGCAAGGAAGAGGCAGCTGCGATTCTGGAGCAGGCCCAGAAGCAGGCTAACCAGAAGCTTGAGCAGGCTCGCGAGGATGCCCGTCTTGAAGGCGAGCGCATGATCGCCAAGGCCAAGGCCGAGATCGAGCAGGAAGTGACCCGTGCGAAGGAAGATCTGCGCGGACAAGTGTCACGCCTTGCGATCCTGGGCGCTGAGCGAATCCTGGAGTCCTCCATCGACGAGAAGCAGCATGCTTCCATCGTCGACAAACTCGCCAAAGAGCTCTGA
- a CDS encoding amino acid ABC transporter ATP-binding protein: MNKYYGAHHVLKNIDLDVSHGEVVVIIGASGSGKSTLIRCINGLEEFQQGQLRVDGHDLRPYGKATRALQTIRTEVGMVFQQFNLFPHLNVRDNITLAPTKVKGKSMAQAMEIAERLLDRVGIRDQADKYPSQLSGGQQQRVALARALAMEPRLMLFDEPTSALDPEMIGEVLDAMRELARDGMTMMIVTHEMGFAREVADRVIYIHQGEIVEQGRPDEVFDNPQNERTRSFLSRVLKH, encoded by the coding sequence TTGAACAAGTACTATGGTGCGCATCATGTATTGAAGAATATCGATCTCGACGTCAGCCACGGTGAAGTCGTCGTCATCATCGGCGCCAGTGGCTCCGGTAAGTCCACTCTGATCCGCTGCATCAATGGACTGGAAGAGTTCCAGCAGGGCCAGCTACGTGTCGATGGCCACGACCTGCGGCCCTATGGCAAGGCTACCCGTGCCCTGCAGACCATTCGCACGGAAGTCGGCATGGTGTTCCAGCAATTCAACCTCTTTCCTCACCTAAACGTGCGCGACAACATCACCCTGGCGCCGACCAAGGTGAAGGGCAAGAGCATGGCGCAGGCAATGGAAATTGCCGAACGTCTCCTGGATAGGGTTGGCATCCGCGATCAGGCGGACAAGTATCCTTCTCAGCTTTCAGGGGGCCAGCAACAGCGCGTCGCCCTGGCCCGGGCTCTGGCCATGGAGCCACGGCTGATGTTGTTTGATGAACCAACCTCGGCGCTGGACCCAGAGATGATAGGGGAAGTGCTCGATGCCATGCGCGAGCTGGCTCGGGACGGCATGACCATGATGATCGTTACCCATGAGATGGGGTTTGCCCGGGAAGTCGCCGACAGAGTGATCTACATCCACCAGGGTGAAATTGTCGAGCAGGGGCGCCCTGATGAAGTCTTCGACAATCCCCAGAATGAAAGGACACGGTCCTTCCTTTCCCGGGTATTGAAACATTAG
- the rsmG gene encoding 16S rRNA (guanine(527)-N(7))-methyltransferase RsmG — MTSALTSALEQQIADRLAQGLAELGVACDAGQQDKLVALVGLLHKWNRAYNLTAVRDPLDMVSRHLLDSASILPWVKGPRVLDVGAGPGLPGLVLAILEPSLEVTLLDSNGKKVRFQRQAVMELKLTNATPVQARVEAFEAPPGGFDQVVSRAFASLADFVELTRNLVADDGQWLAMKGPAVDDELAGLVTNVSQASRHSLKVPFEPGSRELVILEPSV, encoded by the coding sequence ATGACGTCAGCTTTGACTTCTGCACTGGAACAACAGATCGCTGATCGCCTTGCACAGGGGCTCGCGGAACTAGGGGTTGCCTGTGATGCTGGCCAGCAGGACAAGTTGGTGGCGCTGGTGGGGTTGTTACACAAGTGGAATCGCGCTTATAACCTCACCGCTGTTCGAGACCCGCTGGACATGGTGTCGCGACATTTGCTCGACAGTGCTTCCATTCTGCCCTGGGTCAAGGGACCTAGGGTTCTGGATGTTGGTGCGGGGCCTGGCCTTCCGGGATTGGTATTGGCCATTCTGGAACCGTCTCTGGAGGTCACTCTGCTTGACAGCAATGGCAAGAAAGTACGCTTCCAGCGTCAGGCTGTCATGGAACTGAAGTTGACCAATGCCACTCCTGTTCAAGCTCGGGTCGAAGCCTTCGAGGCGCCACCTGGTGGTTTCGATCAGGTTGTTTCCCGTGCTTTTGCCAGCCTGGCGGACTTTGTTGAACTGACCCGGAATCTTGTGGCTGACGATGGTCAATGGCTAGCGATGAAAGGGCCTGCTGTGGATGATGAACTGGCTGGGCTAGTCACCAATGTTAGTCAGGCATCGCGTCATTCGCTGAAAGTCCCTTTCGAGCCCGGCAGTCGTGAACTGGTCATTTTGGAACCATCGGTTTAG
- a CDS encoding ParB/RepB/Spo0J family partition protein, with protein sequence MTRKRALGRGLDALIGAGARRRESLDLPESGLDGNEGAVDAALGVQDRLERLPLGQLSRGKYQPRRDIRPEALEELADSIRAQGVMQPIVVRPIGPDRYEIIAGERRWRASQLAELDVIPAVVRDVTDEVALALALIENIQRENLNPVEEALALKRLIDEFELTQQQVADAVGRSRAQVANLLRLLSLDPEVQTLLERGDLDMGHARALLTLPPLKQRKAAHEVVNKDLTVRATEALVKQLTSDKPKTTKPSPPSQDVARLETRLAEVLGAPVKIQHGKAGKGKVMIQYSSLDELDGILAHIR encoded by the coding sequence ATGACCCGTAAACGCGCCTTGGGACGTGGCCTGGATGCTCTGATCGGTGCTGGAGCTCGCCGTCGCGAAAGCCTGGACTTGCCCGAAAGCGGACTCGATGGCAACGAAGGCGCAGTCGATGCCGCACTTGGCGTTCAGGATCGCCTTGAACGCTTGCCACTTGGCCAGTTGAGTCGGGGAAAGTACCAGCCGCGTCGTGACATCCGTCCTGAAGCTCTGGAAGAGCTTGCAGACTCCATTCGTGCTCAGGGGGTCATGCAGCCCATTGTGGTCCGACCCATCGGGCCCGATCGTTATGAAATCATCGCAGGTGAGCGACGTTGGCGTGCATCCCAACTCGCCGAACTGGATGTTATTCCAGCAGTGGTGCGTGATGTTACCGATGAAGTTGCACTGGCCCTGGCCCTGATCGAAAACATTCAGCGTGAAAATCTCAATCCTGTTGAAGAGGCCCTGGCGCTCAAGCGTCTGATCGATGAGTTTGAGTTGACCCAGCAGCAGGTTGCCGATGCCGTGGGACGTTCCCGGGCACAGGTAGCCAACCTGTTACGTCTGTTATCTCTGGATCCTGAAGTTCAGACCTTGCTCGAGCGTGGTGATCTGGATATGGGACATGCGCGTGCGCTGCTTACCTTGCCGCCACTCAAGCAGCGCAAGGCCGCCCATGAAGTGGTCAACAAGGATCTTACCGTGAGGGCCACTGAAGCCTTGGTCAAGCAATTGACCAGCGATAAACCCAAGACCACCAAACCTTCTCCGCCAAGCCAGGATGTAGCGCGCCTGGAAACACGCCTGGCCGAAGTGTTGGGAGCACCGGTAAAAATTCAGCATGGAAAGGCTGGCAAGGGAAAAGTGATGATTCAGTACTCCAGCCTTGACGAACTTGATGGAATTCTCGCGCATATTCGCTGA